The proteins below come from a single Fusarium verticillioides 7600 chromosome 3, whole genome shotgun sequence genomic window:
- a CDS encoding aspartyl aminopeptidase, whose amino-acid sequence MLALFRISSRRASPFRTSIDTTPRLFAASFSTSSSIMAPPQEALDFIEFVNESPTPYHAVQSASARFEKAGFKLIRERDSWASTLRPGGKYYLTRNASTIVAFTIGRKWRPGNPVAIIGAHTDSPCLRLKPVSKKSNVGYLQIGVETYGGGIWTSWFDRDLSIAGRVLVKEGDNFVSKLVKVDKPLVRIPTLAIHLHRQTNFDPNKETELFPIAGLVAAELNKGTKDEKPEEKKDDNEEDEEFRPLKVITERHHPQVLDVIAAEAGVEVSAIVDFELILYDTQKSCIGGLSDEFIFSPRLDNLGMTYCSVEGLIESVKDESSLEEDSTIRLIVCFDHEEIGSTSAQGANSNLLPSVIRRLSVLPGKDTASEGSYEAVHHDNEEATAYEQTLSRSFLVSADMAHSVHPNYAGKYESSHQPAMNGGTVIKINANQRYATNSPGIVLLQECARAAGVPLQLFVVRNDSPCGSTIGPGLAAALGMRTLDLGNPQLSMHSIRETGGTADVAYGIKLFKGFFENYGSLEPKILID is encoded by the exons ATGCTCGCGCTCTTTCGCATCTCTTCACGTCGAGCATCGCCTTTCAGAACCTCAATTGATACTACCCCGCGTCTATTCGCAGCTTCattctcgacttcttcgtcCATCATGGCAcctcctcaagaagctctcgactTCATTGAGTTTGTCAATGAGTCGCCAACTC CTTATCATGCCGTTCAGTCCGCCTCGGCTCGCTTCGAAAAGGCCGGTTTCAAGCTTATCCGTGAGCGCGACTCTTGGGCTTCCACCCTCCGACCTGGCGGCAAATACTACCTCACCCGCAATGCTTCGACTATCGTAGCCTTCACTATCGGTCGAAAGTGGCGCCCTGGAAACCCTGTCGCCATCATTGGAGCCCATACCGACTCTCCCTGTCTACGACTGAAGCCCGTatccaagaagagcaacgTCGGTTACCTCCAGATTGGCGTTGAGACATATGGCGGTGGTATCTGGACCTCGTGGTTCGACCGTGACTTGAGTATTGCCGGCCGTGTCCTGGTCAAGGAGGGTGACAACTTTGTTTCAAAGCTCGTCAAGGTTGACAAGCCTTTGGTCAGAATCCCAACCCTCGCCATTCACCTCCACCGACAGACCAACTTCGACCCCAACAAGGAGACCGAGCTTTTCCCCATTGCAGGACTTGTTGCAGCTGAGCTTAACAAGGGAAcaaaggatgagaagcccgaggagaagaaggatgacaatgaggaagatgaggagttCAGGCCACTCAAGGTCATCACTGAGAGACACCACCCTCAGGTCCTTGACGTTATTGCAGCTGAGGCAGGAGTGGAGGTCTCTGCGATTGTAGACTTTGAACTGATTCTCTACGATACTCAAAAGTCATGCATCGGTGGTCTTAGCGACGAGTTTATCTTTTCTCCTCGTCTCGATAACCTTGGCATGACATACTGCTCCGTAGAGGGACTTATCGAGTCCGTCAAGGATGAGTCCTCGCTCGAGGAAGACAGCACCATTCGATTGATCGTTTGCTTTGATCACGAAGAGATCGGCTCGACCTCAGCACAGGGTGCCAACTCCAACCTGTTGCCATCAGTCATCCGCCGTCTGTCTGTTCTTCCTGGAAAGGACACGGCCAGTGAAGGTAGCTATGAGGCTGTCCACCACGATAACGAGGAGGCTACAGCATACGAGCAGACTCTATCACGATCTTTCCTCGTATCTGCTGATATGGCCCACTCTGTGCATCCCAACTATGCTGGCAAATACGAGTCTTCGcatcagccagccatgaACGGCGGAACTGTtatcaagatcaacgccaACCAGCGCTACGCTACCAACTCTCCAGGAATAGTGCTCCTTCAGGAGTGTGCTCGTGCAGCTGGCGTTCCTCTCCAGCTCTTTGTCGTCCGCAACGATTCGCCTTGCGGTAGCACCATCGGACCCGGTCTCGCTGCCGCCCTTGGTATGAGGACTCTGGACCTCGGAAACCCACAGCTCAGCATGCACAGCATTCGTGAGACGGGGGGTACTGCCGATGTCGCCTACGGTATCAAGCTGTTCAAGGGATTCTTTGAGAACTATGGATCCCTGGAGCCCAAGATTCTCATCGATTAA